The sequence ATCACCATTATGTGCTTAATTTCTAATTGTTGCTTGCAAGTCCATTAACTTCTCGCGGTTTCTGTCATTAAGCAAGTTAAATATCTGTACCTTGACCTACTATATTTCTATTTTAGCTGGTGCATGGTAGTTCACGATGAAAGATAGCAACTAGTAGGCAACTGAACAATTTTGCTTATATCATTCTAATCAACGATTAGTGGAATCGCTCTGCTGATACAGGTGCTGAATGATCAAACATTTGCTATCTTCGTCTTGATGGCTCTTGTCACTACCTTCATCACAACACCACTTGTCACTGCAGTCTACAAGCCAGCAAGGAAGTCAAGCACCGTATACAAGCACAGGAGAATTGAAAGGATAGAGTCTGGCACCCAGCTTCGGATTTTGGCCTGTTTCCACAGCACTAGGAACATCCCCACAATCATCAACCTCATTGAGGCCTGCCGGGGAACCAACAGACGAGAAGGATTATGCGTGTATGCCATGCATCTCATGGAGCTCTCTGAGAGGCCATCCGCAATCCTCATGGTGCACAAAGCAAGGAAGAATGGCCTGCCATTTTGGAACAAGACCCCGCAGTCTGGCCATGATCAGGTGGTTGTAGCCTTTGAGGCCTTCGAAAGACTAAGCAATGTTTCTATTAGGCCGATGACCGCGATTTCAGCACTCACTGATATACATGAGGATATATGTGCAAGCGcggagaggaagaaggctgcggTTATAATATTGCCCTTCCACAAGCATCAGAGGCTTGATGGAACGTTGGAGATGACACGGCATGATTTCCGCTTAGTCAACAGAAAGGTTCTCGAACACGCTCCTTGCTCAGTTGGGATCCTTGTGGACGTGGACTTGGTGGAACCACTCATGTCTCAGCCAGtgatgtgtcatcatctatcacTGCCTTATTCTTTGGTGGTCCAGATGATCGTGAAGCTCTTACGTATGCAACTCGAATGGCGGAGCATCCAGGGATCCAACTCACAGTCCTACATTTCTCTGAATCTGGACATGGGTTTCAAGGAGAAAGCATTGCAGTTGATGTGAACGCCGACTCCAGTTCTGAAAGGAGGTTGGCTGATGAGGAGGTTTTGAACGAATTCAGAAATAAAACTCGGAAGGATTCTGTCATCAGGTACGAGGAACGGGTGGTTGCAAGCAGAGATGAGATAGTGGCGGCAATTCAAACTGTAAGTCGGTCCGATCTCATTCTGGTGGGTCGGAGACCAGAAGGAGCAGCTGCAGCAGCTCTCGTGACTGAAAGAAGTGAATGCCCGGAATTGGGCCCTGTGGGAGGCTTGCTAACATCACCAAGCTTTTCGACTACTGCCTCAGTTTTAGTTGTGCAGCAGTACTCTGGGCAGAGCAGAATGGCAATTCCTCCAGCTATTCAGAAGAGCAACCAGAAGTTCAGAGAACCGAGGAGAAGCACCTCGGACTCTTAAAAGCTAGCTCCTGTCTCTACTCTATCCTCATGTACCTTTTCCACAGACAACTATTGTCTTTGTTCATCATCTAGCCCTAGATTTCAGTAATTAGAAACCGGCTCAGCTGAAGCTTCATTTGAATTTTCGATATTTGCTTCAGACTTGATTTCAAGTAATTAGATTTTTTGCTTTTTAGTTTTAACCAGTCCATCTTTATAACAACTGGAAGTAATTAGTTGGCTAATTGGATGAGTTTTAACTGCATCAAAGAACAGTTGCCTGTTGATATTGATAATGCATGGCAGTATAACCAAGGTGAATATACTGAATGGAGAAATATTAGACATCTTGATCTTGGATTAGACTGACTTTCTTAGCCTTAAATATTAACCGAAGTGAACACATTGGTGAAAACCGAGGAGCCACTCTGCTCATGCTAATAAACTAGCAAATTATGGCAATACTGCAGTCAATACAATGATCGGCCTAATTATCGCCGGTGTGTTGCCCATGCGAGATGGTTACCACGTTGTTAACGTGCAGCCGACCATTACCATTCAATTAGGACAGCCAGGGATCCCTTGCGGTGAAGCTTATTATTTAGAGACTCCTCTTTACAAATTTTGTCTCATCCATACTGTTTATTCTATTATTCTAACTTGGGCATCGGAGGGTCCCCTACCAGAAACTTTCGGCAAGTATACTTTTGCAGATTGGCCTATAAGACACCAGTTCTTCTTTACCTCAGTCCTCATCGACCTTGTTCAGTTCGGTTCTCACCGACCTGAGAGTAAGCCAAGCAACGCTCTACACCTTGCGTTCAGAATTTAAGAGGAAAcaataaccatacctagaaactATGTTCATGTGGTAGATCGTAGAGGTATGCAAAAGATATTCTTGTTTAAACGAATTCCATGAAAGAGCAATGCTTATTGTACTAGATCTTCTCGATTTATGATCTGAAGAACCTTTCTCGATTTATTATCTTTTATTACATTTGGTTTGGCATTCACGTTTGTTTGGAAGAGTCTATGAAGGTTATTTCTTCTCCTGTCCTTACCTTCTCATGTAATATGTTGCATGGCTTTCCTCTTCCTATTAGCTACTCTTCAACAAATGGCAGCCTATGGAGATTCTTTGGCTCGGTATGAACTTTAGGGgtcctaactctgcaattagtTTCATTTTTATCATGGTGGAAGTTCCATGAACTCCGTTGCCACCAGCGGTCTGCAACTCCTGGGCCTGCTTCTCAAGCCATTTATAGTTACCAGTTCGGTGTTTGGGAATTAGTCTACTGAATATAATGATCCATAATTCGGGGAAATCAGAAAAATCCATTACAAGTTTGGATAACAAAAAATTAGGAAAGGATAAAGAAATTGAAAAGCGGCCTTTTCTAAAAAAGtgataatttatttaattaaaaataatattggagagataAAAGTAACAAATGATAACAAAAATATGAACACTAGCAACAATACGTGGTATTATTAATCTGTATCACATAATCTCGAGAATGTTGTAACTATGATATTTTTCAATCTAGCTGGCGCACTTAACTTCAAACCAAATTAAGTGATATTGATGGAAGCACCGCCTTTTGGCCTAAAATTTTAGTTCCCTCCCTCCCAATTCTCACTTCACTGAAATTCGGgcttctcttgtttggtttgtATCATGAAAAATATATCTAAAAGAATAGGCGGTGACCTATTTAGCCCTAACTTTTCTATTCACACAGTGTTCGATGAAATAAATCTGGGAACTCCTTTTGTTAGTTTAAGATGGTTTAAACTGCCCGCaaccttttttatatttttttttccaaatataaTTTTACTAAATAGATTTGAagcaaggatttttttttttctgagaaaaAGAGTAAGTCTCTACCTACTCCTATTAAGATCATAAAGGGAATAAAAGAAAGCTATGGTACAGACCAGAAGCTGATATTCTTTTTCAACTTACTTTCTTtcgctttttttttcattagccCTAGCAAATAGcaccacatatatatatatatatatatatatatatatcaggaAAGTTTTAGTAAGTCAAAAATATAATTCAACAACTTACTAGCTGGTGTACTCTGATTTATCCTTTTGAATTGCTCTCATAAATTGTGCCATCTAATGGACATGGTGACTGGTGCAAGGCATCTGAGTGATTTTTCCGAGTTGCCATGGTGTTGCTCTATATCTAAAGTTTGGTTAGCACAGGTATAACGAGGATCCTCTGAGATGCATTGTAGAGTATTGTACACCCTGAATAGATATCTTGGATAGCTTGGAGGGTGCTCGATCTATGTGTGGCATGGAATGGGCGTCGCATCGTGTATGGCATGGAGTGCGACTATTCGGGTTTCCACAACAAGCAGCAGCTGTCCATCTTCGAGATAAATGACGTGATGGCATTTTAGAACGATACAATCCTCTGCGGTGCACCCGTAGAGGATCCAAACTCGCAGAGACATCCCTTATCTAATATTGTTTTCTTGCAAGATGAGTGAGATATGAGTTATTGAGAATACGCCAAAAAagggaaaacaaaaatatgagAAAATAAGCAGATAATTAagaactttttctttatatttaaaTTAAGATATTATAGAGAAATTCTAAAAATGGGGCTAAAAATAATCCTAATACACCCGTTTTTTGTTATCTTCTTTCAAACTAATACCTATATGAGAAGATAATAGTTATGCTTTCTAAGGAGCACCCTGGCTGTTAAtgtatttcttaattttttaagaattttttgagagCCTAGGCTTCTCTATAATTCGTATTTAATTTTGAATGCCTAGTTCAAACCTACCATCAGTAGTGCATCATTTAATGATGGATGATTGGACGCAATGCATGTACATCTTTTCCTATTTAATCATCTATCATCAAGTAAGCATTGATGGTTCGTGATTCAAGAAGTACCCTGGTTGCCGAGAGGATGCAGATCGGCTTAATGGTATATAAGAATCCTTTCAGCTTCAGCAATTCATGGTCATACTATATATTGGGAAGGAAGCAAGGCAGCTGCTGACGAGTTGGTGGATCATGCCGTTTTAAGCATCAATTAGGTTTATCCTGGCATGGTGCTTATCCGAGAGAATTGTTGGACTTCTTCATGCTGATCTTTTAGGTGTTGCTCATCCGAGGAAATCcttcattattaaaaaaatgttgtatagaatttttttatttaattctcGGGTCCTCATTTTCTTCGAAGTTAATCATGCCAAAAATTATAAACATTTTAAGATTTTGCATTTTAATCCTGAAGCTCAATTTAGTATGGTCAAAGCATcaagcttttaaattcttggTTATGACTTTGTTTGATGGCCGAGATGGTCGTGTGTGATTGCGTACGTAAAAAGAGTTGCTGATATAGCACTAAATTGTtcaagataaaataaaaaatccatCCAAGTTTAGAATTTTTGGTATGATTATCCAAGAGTGTTTGTCACATTAGAAACTCATTTTGACAACACGTGAAAGCACTTGGCCATCTCCGTCACAACCAACCATTAAACAGAAGTTATAACTAGGGTAccaattataaaattttgaaagcttgattaaCTAATCGTGCTAAATTGAAGTTCaggataaaaatgaaaaattcagaattttttgcatgATCGATCCTTTTCTCAGCAACTAAATAGAACTTCTCTTTCAAAATTAGTCCAAATCTTCCATTTTGCTGGCTTAATCTCCATAGATTCAGTCTTTACTAAGAGTACAAAGCGATGAAACAAGTAGAAAGAAGATAAGCATTTTACAGGCAAACGTGGAGGCCAAGTGGAGGGGAGATGCCTTCAGTTTGAAAAGGACAAGCCATGGCATCAAATTTTGCTTAAAACTTCGTCATTAAAACAtctctttttttaattcatAACCATTGTACCATAttgatgcatctttggaatcaaTCCGGAAGGTCGCAGAAAGGCCAAGTTCTAGGCGGCGTTTGATGCATGGTAGTAATCGTTTTCGGCCACCAAAGGATAAGACCGGTCATCCAAAATGCGACTTAGTTGCTAGTTTCTCATTGCTTTGGTTTCTTTATTCAAATACCTCAACGTGGAAGTCATATCCCTTTATCTCCAACTCTCCAAAAGTCTGAAGAATTCTAATACCCTGTGGAATCGGGAATCCTCATACTTCCGTTTCTCAGCAGTTTGCTTCCAGGTGCTCGCAGAAGTCGTGGCTTAGCTTCGTTCTTAAGACTCCCGAGCCAGCACGACGTCGATTCTTGTGATCCACGTTTCAGGCCCTCCCTCCGCGGCGTTTTTCCACGTCAAAAAGTCTCAAGTTTGCTGTTTGCGAGCGGGTCCAGATGGTCGGAAAACAAGGAGGTTGCAATTCTTCGTAGCGTCTGTTTGAAAAACTCAGCGAAGATAGATTGgatttctaataaaatcatgaattacataatttatttaaataataactaTATTAACTTAATCTCTCTTTAGTTGAAATTCTATCCTAGAATTTATCGTGCAGCTTAACAAGCTATAGATAGAATTTAAGTCAAAACTAATAGATTCGGTTTCTATAcagaatttaatataattttgctGAATTTTCAAACAGAATTTTAgaaattctttctttttattgaggAGAAGATAATGTTttagcttttaaaaaaaataggaagGAGAAGATAATGTTATTGCGTACTTCATGGCCATTTATTATGGACCCAAGGGTGTCCGTTTTCTTTTAACGATTTTTGATCGTTTAGTTCTATACGAGGTTCGGCAAGCTAGTGGGACCCTGCCAAACTCTAGTTGCGTATTAATAATGGTTCTACTTTGCCTACTTCGTCCTTATATTACTGTGTCTGGCTCCCTGCATGTTCACTAAGGACAAATTTGATAATTCGTTAAAATAGTTTTACTTTCTTCGAGCTAACAGATAAATTTCCTTTTGGAAAAAGTGGTAACAAATAAAACAGGCATCTATAGGTGAGGGACCAAAATGATggctcttcagtttgattgCCTGTTAAAAGTGCAAATTAAAATGAAACTAGGAGACTTATGGATGGAGTTTTAAGTGAATTTGGGATGTGGTGCTCCGCGATGAAAAAAACCCTGTCTGGCTCTAGCCTTGAATCAAATTTAGGCTGTGGGTTTTGCAGCTTTCTCTTACGACATACCTATCACGCCAAGACATGTCTCATATCAACTATTCAGCAGTAGTATTGTAGTTAGCATTTGATGTGGTGTATATTAGTCCGTCGAACCCAGTATCTGGCCGAGTAATGACCTCGGCAATTGATCGAGATGATGACCTTGGCACAAAATTGAGCTAATTGTCTTAGCTAACCGAGCCACCAGCCATGGTTATTGAGGTGCCAATTTGAACTATCAAACCAATTAGAGCAAGCCGACTGACAATTGGTGATGTACCATGTCTCCTATGCAAATGTATTTAAAGCAATTAGTTGCTATAAAGGCAAAATTGTGATCCTGCCAATTGAGAGGTGGTTACAGCTTGTCCTAGACAAATTGATCATGACTATCAGTACATTAATATTCTCCATATGCAAACATGGGAATAGTTACGAGTAATTAAAGCCTACTTCTACCTTACTCAACAACGGATATCAGTCCTCTTTCCATACATGGTCCATAGGAGGGGCCTCCAAGCAAGTCTTTTCTAAGCTCTCTCTCACACTTTCTCATTCTCTATAGCTCTCTCAAATTTTTCCTGTTTTTTCAAAATCCAACTAACTAAACATCCAAGAATCCCGCGAGCAAACTCTGGCAAGTAGGCTTCCTTTCTGATTTCAGACTGGACAAGCCGCACTAGGCAAGCTTCTCTAGCTGAGTTCGAGCTTGATTGTTCTCAACATTCTCCAACCCGACCAATCGCTCATCTCAGGAGCTCAATCAACCAACATCACTATTTCACTTCAGATTCTATCCAGCGCCAATGATTTAGATCAAATTTTATTGCAACAGCattaatcttttttttcctcctctaaTGTAGAGTAAATTACTTTCTACTGCACCAtggaaatatataatatatgtcaATTTGCTTCGCTTTATGGTTGATATATTAGCTAGCTAATATGATATCCtacaaaatattaatttatcttttgataaaatataattctCTGCGAGTTGCATATTTTAAATTTGACAAATCAATGTAACTATGAAAGTTCTTACTTGGTTCGTGGGAAATTGCCAAAGTGAGAATTGAATGGAGTCAACAAAGGGAGGTTGACCCCTGCGGCAGCTAAACCTTCTCGACCTACTGAGTCAGTCTTTCCAGAAGTCCTTCTCGCGCGGATGCCTCACCTGCTTGCGTGGGACCCTTGCCGTCTCTGGAAACGCCTGTTATTTTACGGGGCGCGGAGGTATGCAGATGAACCAGCCATGGCTTTTGCGATGGACAAGTTCACGCACGAGATCCTACGAGTGACGACATCTCTAATTACCAGTCTCAACTTCCATTGAATAAAGCTACAGTAGTCATAGTCTTCCTATCTTATctgcaaaaaataaatataaataaaccaATTCACACCACCCCGTCACTTCTATATAAGAAGCATGACCTCTCCCATCCATTCCCTCCAACCAGTTTGGAGAAGAGAAGCCCCATTAGCTTTCCACTCCTCTTCCATT comes from Phoenix dactylifera cultivar Barhee BC4 unplaced genomic scaffold, palm_55x_up_171113_PBpolish2nd_filt_p 000121F, whole genome shotgun sequence and encodes:
- the LOC103713511 gene encoding LOW QUALITY PROTEIN: cation/H(+) antiporter 18-like (The sequence of the model RefSeq protein was modified relative to this genomic sequence to represent the inferred CDS: inserted 2 bases in 2 codons; deleted 1 base in 1 codon), encoding MANVTVNACPKPPAATSNGVFQGDNPLHSALPLAILQICXVIVITRCLAFLLRPLRQPRVIAEIIGGILLGPSALGRSKAFRHVVFPPSSLTVLDTLANLGLLFFLFLVGLELEPKSLRRTGKRAVGIAIAGISLPFVLGIGTSVVLRHTISKGVQGAPFQVFIGVALSITAFPVLARILAELKLLTTDIGRMAMSAAAVNDVAAWILLALAIALSGSSHSPLISLWVLLCGVGFVLFCIILVRPILAWIARRTPEGEPIGEIYVCATLAAVLSASFVTDAIGIHALFGAFIIGVLVPKDGPFAGAMVEKVEDLVSGLFLPLYFVSSGLKTNVATIQGAQSWGLLVLVILTSCLGKIAGTVGVSIACRMPFREALALGFLMNTKGLVELIVLNIGKDRKVLNDQTFAIFVLMALVTTFITTPLVTAVYKPARKSSTVYKHRRIERIESGTQLRILACFHSTRNIPTIINLIEACRGTNRREGLCVYAMHLMELSERPSAILMVHKARKNGLPFWNKTPQSGHDQVVVAFEAFERLSNVSIRPMTAISALTDIHEDICASAERKKAAVIILPFHKHQRLDGTLEMTRHDFRLVNRKVLEHAPCSVGILVDXGLGGTTHVSASDVSSSITALFFGGPDDREALTYATRMAEHPGIQLTVLHFSESGHGFQGESIAVDVNADSSSERRLADEEVLNEFRNKTRKDSVIRYEERVVASRDEIVAAIQTVSRSDLILVGRRPEGAAAAALVTERSECPELGPVGGLLTSPSFSTTASVLVVQQYSGQSRMAIPPAIQKSNQKFREPRRSTSDS